CACCGCAGCTGCCGTCTGACGAAACGCGCAGCCTTTCGATTCGCGTCAAAACAAGCATGGAACGTGAAATCCTCTCCCAGACGCAGCTAAACCCCGTAAAAGCTTCGCTGTGTCAACAGCTGTAAGCCATTAATTCTCTCTGAGCCAGAGGAATCTGGCATCGGGCCAAATTTCAGTTATATTAAGTGAAACTGCGATTCACTGTTATGGGGTATAAGCCTagccatttatatatatatatatatttatacacacacacacatatatacaatatataataaCCTAATGACTATAAATATCACGCCATGCTATAACAGCTACTGCATTGCTTACCAGTTCATCTGAAGCAATGTTTAATTTTCACTCCTGTAAAGTCACGTGACTCATTACAGACATTATTATTGGTTTACAGGTACACACCGTTATGCTCATAAAATGCGAGACCTCGCGGTCCGCGTGTGCGGAGGTAAATATCTCACCTCCTCACTACGCTCTCAGAATCGTCCACGGGGGAGGTGCAGAGGGACCCCCCCACATGCGGAGCGTGGTACGAGTGCGTGTACTCCATCTCATCGTCGTAATCTGGGCCCAGCAGCGTGCGGGCCCACGTCCCCATGTCGTATGGCGGTAGTGTCCCCCCGAATTCGGACGGCAGGCATTCTGGGTAAATCAGCTGGTGTAAACTGTTCAGGTTGTTGCCGTGGAGAAAAATCTGTAAGGATTCACCATGTGTCAGGAGACATGTTCACTTATGATTTACAATTCATGTCATATAGTGTCATGTTTCAGGCTAGATTTGCAATTGaagatttaaataaaacatgttgGACCCTTGATCATTAAGTGATGcttgagagaaagagagagagagagagggagcacaAATCTCATTCTCATAATGTGTCGAGGCTGCAAAATGGTAAGTGCAAGCAGATCTTCATCATCTACAACGACGGTGTCCATGCAGTGGTGACCGGCGGACACGCAACAGCTGCAATCAGCACTGGAAGCAGCCGTGAAGCTACTGTGACCAGGTGACTGGGAAAACTGCACTTCCCatcacaaatacaaatacaaactaCGTCGCCCAGTTTCACATCCATGAATGTCCAGTGCTGCAGCTTGACTGAAAAAAGCAGCTCTTTATCCTACTGGCTAAGGAGGAGCAGATGGTCACAGTATAGCAGGTCAATAAGTATCGTCACCAGCAAAAGATGGAGTGAGATGCAAAAGGGGCAGAATAACGACTGATTGAGGAAGAGGGAGGAGATCAAAGCACTGCACCGTTCTCTGTGGCTTTTGTTGTCCATTATTTCGTTATTTTATATCGATttggcattttatttatatatgactatacatttgtatttataaaGTTACTTATTTATTGTGTGTGTCTACGTGTAAGATGACAATTGTCCAGCAAAGCCGGAGTGAGACTAGGGAAGTTGTGCTTACCCGTTTCCTGGTCTTGTCCTTGATGAAGGGCCTGATGACGGTGTACAAGGCGTAAACGTACCACGGCTGGTTGACGAAGTGGATTCCCCCGAAGCGGGCAGGAAAACTGTCCTGCGAGAGATGAAAAGGGGGCCACCGGTGAATCGAACACAGGCCAGGCGCTCTGATTCGGCGCAATCATCAGCATCGTTACTGCTTCATTACCATTCAATCGCTAATATATAGAAGTTTATATAGCTGTACATACTGGATACTAGGCCAGATTCTGAAAGTAATGATTTTAAATAGAGAAGGAAATGGACGCTGGAGTGGAAACCAACTACTAGACTGCCGGGTATAAGAATGCATGGGAGTACAGCCTCTGAAATCACGAGGACAGCGTTGGGTATTTATACATATTACATTCATTCTCAAAAAGTGCTGGCagggagattttttttattggaaaGGTTTTTTTAAGGCCAGTTAGATTGGTTCTTCCAGCAGACCAGGTCTCGGGTGTAGATAAGCACGGACCAGCCTATTGATCTTCCTGGGGACTCAGAGCCCTGCCAGATGAGGTCTAAAAAAAACCCATCccataccccccacccccccccccccaccccgatacTGACCCTCTGTGAATTCGGAGACAGAAAATCTGCCTTAGCAGGAGGACAAATTTGGCGAAAAAAATGAAAGACGATCCCAATTTCAGGGATGCATTCAAAGTCAGCTGAGGGAATCTACTGGTGAGGCTAATGCCGTCTCCTTTTCAGATAAGGAATCACAATCAAAGCTGGTTGTGATACCATCAGGAGATACATCCACATCTCAGTAGGGATCTCTACCAGTATCTCTATTAGGCATCATTGGCCTGTATCTCCGAACATCTGCAAGTATCCCCATTGAGTGATGTCACAAAGGGCTTTGATACATCCTATCTGTAGACCTGAACAGGCTACATATGTCACCCACCTGCAGTCCCTCCACAGCAAGTTTCAAGATAGCCGGAGTCAACTTGGACCCCTGCTTGTATGTGAAGTTGCTCCAGTCGATGATGAGAATGAAGCCATTTATTTGCAGCTCGGGGTCCTCAATCAGGACTTCCAGGGACAAGAAGATGGCCCGTAAGATGTCTGTGAAGGAGCTCCTGTGGAACATGCGAGAACCGACTTGATTTTAGTGTGGAAGCGGCCCGTAAGATGTCTGTGAAGGAGCTCCTGTGGAACATGCGAGAACCGGCTTGATTTTAGTGTGGAAGCGGCCCGTAAGATGTCTGTGAAGGAGCTCCTGTGGAACATGCGAGAACCGGCTTGATTTTAGTGTGGAAGCGGCCCGTAAGATGTCTGTGAAGGAGCTCCTGTGGAACATGCGAGAACCGGCTTGATTTTAGTGTGGAAGCAGCCCGTAAGATGTCTGTGAAGGAGCTCCTGTGGAACATGCGAGAACCGGCTTCATTTTAGTGTGGAAGCATCGATTTCTCCTTTGGCCAACCTGCAGCCCTCCACTACTGCCTTTAATAAGCTTTATAGTTTATATGGTCATGGGATGTTCAGGTTGTAGCCACAGACTTAAGCAGCAAATGGAATATTTATTCCTGGTTGTCAATTACTTTACACATCTGACATTTGCAAGAAACCATTGCCTAAAAATACAAGGACAAAAAGTCTTTGCTGTGGGTAAAAAAAACCAGCCATTGACTTGCAGACCTGGGAACAGGCTTGGCTACCTTCAATACTTCAGTGTTTTTCTGGTTTGCCTAACAATTAAAAGGTAACTTGAATTACCAGATATCCATGCATGACCATTTTGCTCATGGGAATTTTGCttacaaaaatgttcagagggcagaaagaaaaatgattggtttagagagataaccaatgagactgtaaaggaggtgggtccaagcaactagaagaggcCGGACAAAGACATCTCATTAGTTGGctctgcctcctctagttgcttggacccacctcctctataatctgataggttatctctctgaaccaatcatttttctttctgccctctgaatatttttgttttcccgTGAGGGACCACTTCAGCCCATGTGGTTTGGGTGTATCTTTAGTTTACATAAAAATATTAGCATTGCCTTAGTAATCATAAGCAATGACAAATTGATATATAGTTCCTCGGTGATATTACACATACAAAAACCTAGCtgatttaataaattatttaggATAACCACCTTTTACGAGGAGCCCTCAAGAGACTTAAACCACCTGCTTAATCACTAGTGACTGGTCTTTTGGGTCCTTCATCCACAACTTCAATGCTTGCAAAGGTCTTGTTACACAAGGCCTGCAAAGGAGGTGATAATGGGACTGAAGTTTGAACATTTACCTACTCTGGTCCCAGTTGGAGGCGAAAAGGAGGAGGATCTTGTGGCCGTTCTGATCTGGCGCCCCTAGAACCCCTGGGAAGCCGTCCATCAGCGCTCGCTTGATACCCGGGTCATCGGCCCTGAAGCTCTGGAATAAGTGGAGGTTCTGCTGGCGGTACTGAAAATACTGGGCCAGAAGCTTAAAGGTCTCGATCTTGTTGAACTTGCGGGCCCTGAGGAAGCGGAGGATGAACGCGTCGTCCGTGCGCAGGAAGCCCACGTCGGGGCGGGTGACGATCATGTCCCGCACCTGCTGGATGTCCCGGTGCAGTGTGTCCGGGTTCTCGCTCAGCTCCAGGCGAGCTTTCTCCGTGGTTCCGGAGCTCAGGCCTCCATGCAGGTAGTTCATTCCGCTTGTGATGGTCAGGTCCACGTGAACCGTTGCCATGGAAATGGGTCCCGGGATTTCACACTAAAATCCAAAAATGCTGGAGTTTCCAAACATAGCTGAAGTGATCTTTCTAGACCTCCTAGGTTCTGTTACTGTGTCCCTTACCTGAAAAAGGTAAGAAATGTTCTTGTCTGAAATGATAACACATTAAAAATAGGTTCATACATACACACGTACGTATTTGTATCGATACGCTTCATCAACTCATCATCAGTTTAAAAAACGTCACTACAATGAAGGCATTCAATTTATCAGTAATTCTTTCACGTTTTCTACAAAGGCTAGTGTTAAGTCCTCTGAGATATTGAAACGTAATTGAAAATATCGTGACCGATTTGGACTATTTTTAAGGTGCATAATGTTCTCCCGATGCAACCTTTTCTCCCGTCACTTCGGTGACCTTCCGATGTTCACCTAACGCGTTTCTGAAGGAAGAGCGCCCATTTTAACCAGTCTCCACGTAAGCAGCTATCCCACGTGAAATGTTTTACTCCgtcataaaaatacatttaataattgTGCAACTGTTCCACGAATGCAGTTATACTCTGTAGCGCAAAGAATCTATTATTCCTTCTAAATATGGTATTCTATTGCATTATCATTACTAAATCAATATCAATGTTTAGTTAGGCTATATTAGGTATTGCAAAATTAGATTCGTTAAGCAAAATTAATTAAAGAGGAAGCCGAGCAGCAGCAGTAATATTAAATGACAAGCTAAGCCGTAACGCACCGTCCGGGGTACCTGGTACCTACCGTGTCCTTTTCAGTACCGTAGCTACATTAGGAGCCCATTTGACAAAACGCCACATGGTACATTTGACATTTCTCCTGCAGCTCTGAAAATACACTTAACCGTATGGCGTAAAACCTCCTCTCTTGTCCTGTCCCGTGGTCGATTCAGCAACTTTTCTTTGTATTGCGGGAATTGTATCTCCTGAAAAGGGTCCTGATCCCTCCCGGAGGATCCGACACAGAGCAGAAAGGAGGAAAGCGGAAATTATTACCGGGATGCGGAGCCTGAGTGAGCTGTCCGCCCGGAATGGTGCTGAAGAGCTCCGCTCCCCCCTCAGACAAGGCTTGTGTGTCCCGGCGCCAGCCCCCGTCCTAAAATAATTACATGCCACAGCTCAGCGCGATTGTTTCATTGTAACATCTATGTAGGAAACGATTATGTATCCCATTCATGTTACTGCAACGCTCCTCAAGGACGCCGAGCTTCTTCGTGCCCTGGCGTGATTCAGATGCTCAGGCTGGCGTGGAAAATGTTGATTTAGTGGTCTGCTGCCATATGCGTGTTTGATTTCGTCGTGGATCTGGGGATGCTGGGAGACCAGTTATTTTCCTTCAGGTATTAGAAAAAAAACGAAGATGTTTAAGAAATATCCCCTGAATCCAAATGATTCATTTTATATTATGAAGGAAAACAGATTACGTATACCGTGTAGCGTGCTCAGAGAAGTGCAACTGGTTTTGACTCTCCCTCCTGCTGCCTTTTATGTGCAATCAAGGTCAGCTTGTGTGTGGTTGTATCCAGGTAAGTTTGCACTCTATCCTAAAATACGGTGCCGATGACTCAGAAGAAGAGCTGAAGAAAAATAGGGAAAAAGATCATTGCTTAAAATGCCAAATCATTTAATTTGCTAAAGAAAGGCTAATATATTCCCATTGATAACGTAAAGAAGTAGGATTATATCAATACAAAAGCAGAAGGATATAAGAGGAGGGACACTGGGGACT
The Paramormyrops kingsleyae isolate MSU_618 chromosome 4, PKINGS_0.4, whole genome shotgun sequence genome window above contains:
- the LOC111852538 gene encoding clavesin-1-like; the protein is MATVHVDLTITSGMNYLHGGLSSGTTEKARLELSENPDTLHRDIQQVRDMIVTRPDVGFLRTDDAFILRFLRARKFNKIETFKLLAQYFQYRQQNLHLFQSFRADDPGIKRALMDGFPGVLGAPDQNGHKILLLFASNWDQSRSSFTDILRAIFLSLEVLIEDPELQINGFILIIDWSNFTYKQGSKLTPAILKLAVEGLQDSFPARFGGIHFVNQPWYVYALYTVIRPFIKDKTRKRIFLHGNNLNSLHQLIYPECLPSEFGGTLPPYDMGTWARTLLGPDYDDEMEYTHSYHAPHVGGSLCTSPVDDSESVVRRSQSALEPEMLKLGEGAITRPLLALD